A stretch of the Geovibrio thiophilus genome encodes the following:
- a CDS encoding ABC transporter ATP-binding protein: MEKKPLLNVDNIYLSFGGIQAIAGVRFQVYEGEIFSIIGPNGAGKTSILNTITGIYPPTKGKIIYDGADITAAPVHKRPQMGIVRTFQNLELFKGMTVLDNLMLSRHIFIKYGLLSSMLYFGKARKEEIEHRKRVEKVIDFLRLTHIRKKHVYELSYGLQKRVELARALCLEPRLLLLDEPMAGMNSEETEDMARFIIDINEEAGVTVILIEHDMKVVMDISTRVVAVNFGEKICREGTPEEISSHPDVIAAYLGEEQWV; this comes from the coding sequence ATGGAAAAAAAGCCTTTATTAAATGTGGACAACATTTACCTCAGCTTCGGCGGGATACAGGCAATAGCCGGAGTTCGGTTTCAGGTTTATGAGGGTGAAATCTTCTCCATAATCGGTCCCAACGGCGCGGGGAAAACGAGTATCCTCAATACCATCACGGGCATCTATCCGCCCACCAAAGGAAAAATAATCTACGACGGAGCAGACATTACGGCAGCGCCTGTGCACAAGCGCCCGCAGATGGGCATAGTGCGCACATTTCAGAACCTTGAGCTCTTCAAGGGGATGACAGTTCTGGACAACCTCATGCTCTCCCGACACATTTTCATAAAATACGGTCTGCTGTCCTCAATGCTTTACTTCGGAAAAGCAAGAAAAGAGGAGATAGAGCACCGCAAGCGGGTGGAAAAGGTCATAGACTTCCTCCGTCTCACTCATATACGCAAAAAGCATGTCTACGAGCTCTCCTACGGTCTCCAGAAGCGTGTGGAACTTGCCCGTGCCCTCTGCCTTGAGCCGAGGCTTCTTCTCCTTGACGAGCCTATGGCGGGCATGAACAGCGAAGAGACCGAGGATATGGCAAGATTCATAATCGATATAAACGAGGAGGCGGGCGTGACTGTTATCCTCATAGAGCATGACATGAAAGTGGTCATGGATATATCAACCAGAGTAGTAGCCGTTAACTTCGGCGAAAAGATTTGCAGGGAGGGCACACCGGAGGAGATTTCATCACATCCGGACGTGATAGCCGCTTATCTCGGGGAGGAGCAATGGGTTTAG
- a CDS encoding AMP-binding protein: MGLDRTLPYYLYKNFMEQPAKTAVREKDLGIWQESDWKDYAGDVVKLALYFEHIGIKPEDRVAVIGDNKPEWVYAELAAQLVGAIPFGIYQDSVTEEVKYLLQTSETSLVIAEDQEQTDKILELLPELPAVKKIIYYDNKGMYQYDDPKLVYFKDILAREKVGSEWIKRYMEGRLKSISENDAAVMCTTSGTTGHPKLAMLTHKNLLTMAESLAEADPKNDRDEFVSFLPLPWIGEQMMCVVSALRFRFTVNFPESTDTVQADMKEIGPDFVFSPPRVWENMASTVQVKIMDATPFKRLVYNRLLPVGYEYADAKFSKKQPSLMLKLRYAFAYQMLFRKLKERMGFSNLRSAMTGGAALGPDTFRFFHALGINLKQIYGQTEISGISCIHRSDDVDFTSVGAPIKGTEIRITDEGEIISRSDAVFTGYYGNSEATAESLRDGWLYSGDAGYFDENGKLVVIDRMKDLMRLKDGTGFSPQFIENKIKFSPYIKEAVTLGDRRDYITLILNIDMGIVGKWAENSKIAYTTYTDLSAKEEVYALVAGELKAVNAQLLPEMRVKKFVLLYKELDADDGELTRTRKVRRSFIEEKYCEITKALYEDTESVHIKAVIKLQDGRERAVETDMRLYLMEN, translated from the coding sequence ATGGGTTTAGACAGAACTCTTCCCTATTATCTCTATAAAAACTTCATGGAACAGCCCGCCAAGACCGCCGTCCGTGAGAAGGACTTAGGAATCTGGCAGGAGTCCGACTGGAAGGACTACGCTGGCGATGTGGTTAAGCTTGCCCTTTACTTTGAGCATATAGGCATTAAGCCCGAGGACAGGGTGGCTGTAATCGGGGACAACAAGCCCGAATGGGTTTATGCGGAGCTTGCCGCCCAGCTTGTGGGGGCTATACCTTTCGGCATATATCAGGATTCCGTTACGGAAGAGGTGAAGTACCTTCTCCAAACCTCAGAAACCTCCCTAGTGATAGCAGAAGATCAGGAGCAGACGGACAAGATACTTGAGCTCCTGCCGGAACTGCCCGCTGTTAAGAAAATAATCTATTATGATAATAAAGGGATGTATCAGTATGATGATCCGAAGCTGGTATATTTCAAGGATATTCTCGCCCGTGAAAAAGTGGGGAGCGAGTGGATAAAGCGTTATATGGAAGGGCGGCTCAAAAGCATTTCCGAAAACGATGCGGCTGTGATGTGCACCACCTCAGGCACTACAGGGCACCCCAAGCTTGCCATGCTCACTCACAAGAACCTGCTCACAATGGCGGAAAGCCTTGCAGAAGCCGATCCGAAGAACGACAGGGATGAGTTTGTCTCCTTCCTTCCCCTGCCGTGGATAGGAGAGCAGATGATGTGCGTGGTCAGCGCTCTGCGTTTCCGCTTCACGGTGAATTTTCCCGAAAGCACAGATACGGTACAGGCGGATATGAAAGAGATAGGTCCCGATTTTGTATTCTCACCGCCGAGAGTGTGGGAGAATATGGCGTCTACGGTTCAGGTTAAGATAATGGACGCGACGCCGTTCAAACGTTTAGTATATAACAGACTGCTCCCCGTGGGCTATGAATACGCCGATGCGAAGTTCAGCAAAAAACAGCCGTCACTGATGCTTAAGCTGCGTTACGCCTTTGCCTATCAGATGCTTTTCCGCAAGCTCAAGGAGCGCATGGGGTTCAGCAACCTCAGAAGCGCCATGACGGGCGGTGCGGCTCTGGGACCGGATACGTTCAGGTTCTTCCACGCTCTGGGCATCAACCTAAAGCAGATCTACGGTCAGACGGAGATCTCAGGCATTTCCTGCATTCACAGAAGTGATGACGTGGACTTCACGTCGGTAGGCGCTCCCATAAAAGGAACCGAAATCAGAATCACCGACGAAGGTGAGATAATCTCCCGCAGCGACGCTGTATTCACAGGCTATTACGGCAACAGCGAGGCAACGGCGGAATCACTGCGTGACGGCTGGCTGTATTCCGGTGATGCGGGCTATTTTGATGAGAACGGAAAGCTCGTGGTCATTGACCGTATGAAGGATCTCATGCGCTTGAAAGACGGAACGGGGTTCTCGCCGCAATTCATTGAAAACAAGATAAAATTCAGTCCGTACATCAAAGAGGCGGTGACTCTTGGCGACAGACGGGACTACATAACGCTTATTCTCAACATTGACATGGGCATTGTAGGAAAATGGGCGGAGAACAGCAAAATCGCCTATACCACTTACACAGACCTTTCCGCCAAAGAAGAGGTTTACGCTCTTGTGGCAGGGGAATTGAAAGCGGTGAACGCCCAGCTTTTGCCGGAGATGAGAGTAAAGAAATTTGTTTTGCTGTACAAAGAGCTTGATGCCGATGACGGTGAGCTCACCAGAACCCGTAAGGTGCGCCGGAGCTTCATAGAGGAGAAATACTGTGAAATCACAAAGGCATTGTATGAAGATACTGAATCTGTTCATATAAAAGCGGTTATCAAGCTTCAGGACGGCAGGGAACGAGCTGTCGAGACTGATATGCGTCTTTACCTGATGGAGAATTAG
- a CDS encoding methyl-accepting chemotaxis protein, producing the protein MKSLIYYLDGLSLKVKMAIASSLLVAITVFGVLVLDSIRLHRVETALTSYMNQLKDMIFMSTYDSLKKGNMHVFKNMIAEIGKYHDVAEFSLVHTDGLVAYSSNPEKVGQKVEHEFNPEHEESFTDNGNMVYHFPVKTIGYCLRCHTDWREDTVNSYYLVKLKRDALISVQRMSYISDIFVLICGTLLVFIIYFLVNKLVIRNVDKLQNTIVCASENLDLSLKSDISSRDEMGEIAARYNKFMEIIGRDITGTFKSISNVMEQVLPLSLSAMRIKKMNDETLRLAGEVAAASEEVSASVRDSAENIQNSSTKADETLRLSEDGGIAMQETTKLASNVSGLVNTLSEEMQELLKSSVEVGEIVRVITDITEQTNLLALNAAIEAARAGEAGRGFAVVADEVRKLAEKTHNSAADITNVVSSMQTKVQAAVNNAGKALEIVNLQGSKVVTANEKFMDIKASVDELNGLLMHIASAVQQQSAATSQIAVNIEDVAKMSEMNSGGIDKMVKGVEIVVQQLDESESELKKFTLDAKIIPFIHAKASHVLMMKSVYHGYMYNGRVEIKSFEDCDFTKFVRNEGEKEFGRDPDFAALDAPHRSIHSLAQKIKHMLEKRENPANELEALQSEIENFIGKLNIMIEKYS; encoded by the coding sequence ATGAAAAGTTTAATATATTATCTGGACGGGCTTTCCCTTAAGGTTAAGATGGCAATAGCCTCCTCGCTTCTGGTGGCGATCACTGTTTTCGGAGTTCTCGTGCTGGACAGTATAAGGCTCCACAGAGTCGAAACAGCGCTGACAAGCTACATGAACCAGCTTAAGGATATGATCTTCATGTCCACTTACGATTCTCTCAAGAAAGGTAACATGCACGTTTTCAAAAATATGATTGCTGAAATCGGCAAGTATCACGATGTCGCCGAGTTTTCCCTTGTTCATACGGACGGACTTGTGGCTTACTCTTCAAACCCTGAGAAAGTGGGACAGAAGGTTGAGCATGAGTTCAACCCCGAGCATGAGGAAAGCTTCACCGACAACGGCAACATGGTTTATCATTTTCCGGTTAAAACCATAGGCTACTGCCTGCGCTGCCATACAGACTGGCGGGAGGACACTGTAAACTCATACTATCTCGTAAAGCTTAAACGGGATGCTCTGATCAGTGTTCAGCGCATGTCATATATATCCGACATTTTCGTCCTTATCTGCGGTACGTTACTGGTTTTCATAATATATTTCCTTGTGAATAAACTCGTTATCAGAAATGTGGACAAACTCCAGAACACGATCGTATGCGCTTCGGAAAACTTGGATCTCAGCCTCAAATCCGACATCTCCTCCCGCGATGAAATGGGTGAAATAGCCGCCAGATACAACAAATTCATGGAGATCATCGGGCGTGACATAACCGGAACCTTCAAATCCATATCAAATGTTATGGAGCAGGTGCTTCCGCTCTCCCTTTCCGCTATGCGGATTAAGAAGATGAATGACGAGACTCTCCGCCTCGCGGGGGAAGTGGCTGCCGCCAGTGAGGAGGTCAGCGCCTCTGTGAGAGATTCTGCCGAGAATATACAGAATTCATCCACAAAAGCGGATGAAACACTGCGTCTTTCCGAAGACGGAGGCATCGCAATGCAGGAAACGACTAAGCTTGCCTCAAACGTCAGCGGACTTGTGAATACACTTTCCGAGGAGATGCAGGAACTGCTGAAATCCTCCGTTGAGGTCGGCGAAATAGTCAGAGTGATCACGGATATTACAGAGCAGACAAACCTTCTTGCGCTGAATGCGGCGATAGAGGCGGCAAGGGCAGGGGAAGCGGGCAGAGGCTTTGCCGTGGTTGCGGACGAGGTGCGCAAGCTGGCTGAAAAAACACATAATTCGGCGGCTGATATAACAAATGTTGTAAGCTCCATGCAGACAAAGGTTCAGGCAGCGGTGAACAACGCCGGAAAAGCCCTTGAGATAGTAAATCTTCAGGGGAGCAAGGTTGTTACCGCCAATGAGAAATTCATGGACATCAAGGCTTCCGTGGATGAGCTTAACGGGCTCCTTATGCACATAGCGTCCGCAGTTCAGCAGCAGTCGGCGGCTACTTCGCAGATAGCTGTTAATATCGAAGATGTGGCGAAAATGAGCGAAATGAACTCCGGCGGCATCGACAAGATGGTTAAAGGTGTCGAAATCGTGGTTCAGCAGCTTGACGAATCCGAATCAGAGCTTAAAAAGTTTACTCTGGACGCTAAAATCATTCCATTCATCCACGCCAAGGCGAGCCATGTTCTTATGATGAAATCTGTTTATCACGGATATATGTACAACGGACGTGTGGAGATAAAATCCTTTGAGGACTGCGACTTTACAAAATTCGTCAGAAATGAGGGAGAGAAGGAATTCGGGCGTGATCCCGATTTTGCCGCTCTGGACGCTCCGCACAGGAGCATTCACTCGCTTGCGCAAAAGATAAAACATATGCTTGAGAAGAGGGAAAACCCCGCGAACGAGCTTGAAGCTCTTCAGTCGGAGATAGAAAACTTCATAGGCAAGCTGAATATTATGATAGAGAAGTATTCATGA
- the zapE gene encoding AFG1/ZapE family ATPase: MTSAGNYIDISKLSFNVSIEECFANLKPHPKFSGCTFDNYIPDENYPSQHYIKNLLKETAEIMKKKYEKPVKKGFSFFKPKPVFQKPLNIYIDGSYGIGKTHLLSATYNMTDMKKAFMSFSEMNYFFHYLGVEKCIEEFSKLDLLLVDEFELDDPAMCLIMVRFFKEVNKDTLIVTTSNTLPTELGKLRFQVDRFEKEMGVIASSFKTVVVEGEDYRKKHKAWKRNVSTESFFDAFTNCICESKAKSRTDFDKLMKILEDNHPFRYFMIPSNCEAIFIDGLLPFKELNSALRFNHLIDHCYYYNTKLFIKSEYELKDLFSAAMLESPFEKKLKRCLSRLDELAVFYRS; this comes from the coding sequence TTGACCAGCGCCGGAAACTACATCGACATAAGCAAACTAAGCTTCAATGTATCCATAGAGGAATGTTTCGCCAATCTGAAGCCGCACCCGAAGTTCTCCGGATGCACCTTTGACAATTACATACCGGATGAAAATTACCCCTCTCAGCACTATATCAAAAATCTGCTGAAAGAAACAGCCGAGATCATGAAAAAAAAGTATGAAAAGCCTGTCAAAAAAGGATTTTCGTTCTTCAAGCCCAAGCCTGTGTTTCAGAAACCTCTCAACATCTATATAGACGGCAGCTACGGAATCGGCAAGACTCACCTTCTCAGCGCCACATATAACATGACGGACATGAAAAAAGCTTTCATGAGCTTTTCCGAGATGAACTACTTTTTCCATTACCTCGGCGTTGAGAAATGTATTGAGGAATTTTCCAAGCTTGATCTTCTTCTTGTGGATGAGTTTGAGCTGGATGACCCGGCAATGTGTCTGATAATGGTGCGTTTTTTTAAGGAAGTTAATAAAGATACGCTGATAGTCACCACATCAAACACACTTCCCACCGAGCTTGGAAAGCTCCGCTTTCAGGTGGACAGGTTCGAGAAGGAGATGGGCGTGATAGCCTCGTCCTTCAAAACCGTCGTGGTTGAGGGTGAGGACTACCGCAAAAAGCATAAGGCATGGAAACGGAACGTATCCACGGAATCATTCTTTGACGCTTTTACAAACTGTATTTGCGAATCCAAGGCGAAAAGCCGCACGGATTTTGACAAACTCATGAAGATCCTTGAGGACAATCACCCTTTCAGGTATTTCATGATTCCCTCAAACTGTGAGGCGATTTTTATTGACGGACTTCTGCCGTTTAAGGAGCTGAACAGCGCCCTGCGCTTCAACCACCTTATAGATCACTGTTATTACTACAACACGAAGCTTTTCATAAAATCTGAATATGAGCTTAAAGATCTGTTCTCGGCGGCTATGCTGGAATCACCCTTTGAAAAGAAGCTGAAGCGCTGCCTCTCAAGGCTGGATGAGCTTGCGGTGTTCTACAGAAGCTGA
- a CDS encoding helix-turn-helix domain-containing protein: MAEQVIKIGERVRKIRNQRGLTLQDVASYTGFSKALISQIENNVVTPPINTLSKIAKVLNVKMTYFFEEEIDYNDYHIVRRNDRKLIFREGVKHGYIYEELAKVHGFENLEIYMVTIKESGSDKKLFNHEGYEYIYLKRGKINLYLNNEVIEVEEGDSIAFNSRIPHYLECPEGEAKVIGILLKTEGLKEHLEKQAK, from the coding sequence ATGGCAGAGCAAGTCATTAAAATCGGAGAGCGAGTCAGAAAAATCAGGAACCAGAGAGGTCTTACCCTACAGGATGTCGCCTCATACACAGGTTTCTCCAAGGCTCTTATCTCTCAGATAGAAAACAATGTTGTCACTCCTCCCATAAATACTCTCTCAAAAATTGCAAAGGTTCTGAACGTAAAAATGACTTATTTCTTTGAAGAGGAAATAGATTATAACGATTATCATATTGTCAGAAGGAACGACCGCAAACTTATCTTCCGTGAGGGTGTAAAGCACGGCTATATTTACGAGGAGCTGGCTAAGGTGCACGGCTTTGAAAACCTTGAGATATACATGGTCACCATCAAGGAATCGGGCAGCGATAAAAAACTCTTCAACCACGAAGGCTATGAATATATATATCTGAAAAGAGGCAAGATTAATCTCTATCTGAACAATGAAGTAATTGAAGTCGAAGAAGGTGATTCCATCGCCTTTAATTCACGCATCCCCCATTACCTTGAGTGCCCTGAAGGCGAAGCCAAGGTTATCGGCATTCTGCTCAAAACCGAAGGGCTGAAGGAACATCTCGAAAAACAGGCAAAATAA
- a CDS encoding inositol monophosphatase family protein, whose product MEELIKAALEAGEIIKDGFKKTKDVKYKGSIDLVTEYDVAVENFLKKKLSPLFPEHVIIGEESSTGREEPEKAIYIDPIDGTTNFVHSFPFVSVSIGFYENGEAVRGLVYNPVMDEMFCAEKGAGAFLNNERIRVSETQETKKSLIATGFPYSIVESRCPDVLSMLGKVLSNTRGIRRAGSAALDLCYTAKGTFDCYYEFNLKPWDVAGGICVVQEAGGQVSGLDGKKHRITGDFIIASNGIVHEDMLGLIKC is encoded by the coding sequence ATGGAAGAGTTGATTAAAGCCGCTCTCGAAGCGGGTGAAATTATAAAAGACGGTTTTAAAAAGACTAAGGACGTTAAATACAAGGGGAGTATAGATCTGGTTACCGAATATGATGTGGCGGTGGAAAACTTTCTCAAGAAAAAACTTTCGCCCCTTTTTCCTGAACATGTGATAATAGGCGAGGAGTCCTCCACAGGCAGAGAGGAGCCGGAAAAGGCAATCTATATCGACCCTATAGACGGCACGACAAATTTTGTGCATTCATTTCCGTTTGTTTCCGTCTCCATCGGTTTTTATGAAAATGGCGAGGCTGTGCGCGGTCTGGTTTACAATCCGGTTATGGATGAAATGTTCTGCGCTGAGAAGGGAGCGGGTGCGTTCCTGAACAATGAGCGCATACGTGTTTCAGAAACACAGGAAACAAAAAAGTCGCTGATCGCCACAGGCTTCCCTTACTCTATTGTTGAAAGCAGATGTCCGGATGTTCTCTCCATGCTGGGCAAGGTTCTCAGCAATACCAGAGGGATACGCAGGGCAGGCTCTGCGGCGCTGGATTTGTGTTATACTGCTAAAGGAACCTTTGACTGCTATTACGAGTTTAACCTTAAGCCGTGGGATGTGGCAGGCGGAATATGCGTTGTTCAGGAAGCGGGCGGACAGGTGAGCGGACTGGACGGTAAAAAGCACCGCATTACCGGTGACTTCATCATAGCGTCCAACGGGATTGTTCACGAGGACATGCTCGGACTCATAAAATGCTGA
- a CDS encoding hydrogenase small subunit, with the protein MLSRRDFLKRCRDISVMAFGADIFGADIAEGFMKIAASNRPLVSFIQGQSCTGCSISLTYGNETNFIDFIMKLIRLQVHPNLSFSQGESYLKMLDSVSEKGGHVLVVEGSIPVKMKKACMLGEHTLYDELKKHMEKASAIIACGSCSCFGGIPASGMNETGAVSVEKYMSMAGIKKPVVKIPGCPIQPDRFMGTVAYLIATGKLPAMKDGIPTQYFGELIHNNCTRFQYFSQDIYLDDFNKDKHACLLKKGCRGTITKADCPTRRWNGSVNVCVESNAPCIGCVNEKWPFTSDIYIEAKNVEDVPWSDFKKYSEKRGRK; encoded by the coding sequence ATGTTAAGCAGAAGAGACTTTCTTAAAAGATGCAGAGATATATCAGTCATGGCTTTCGGTGCGGACATATTCGGTGCCGACATTGCCGAAGGATTCATGAAGATAGCCGCTTCAAACAGACCTCTCGTATCCTTCATACAGGGGCAGAGCTGCACCGGCTGCTCAATCTCGCTCACATACGGCAACGAGACAAACTTCATAGATTTCATAATGAAGCTGATAAGGCTTCAGGTTCACCCGAATCTCTCCTTCAGTCAGGGTGAAAGCTATCTGAAAATGCTGGATTCAGTGTCGGAAAAGGGCGGTCATGTTCTTGTCGTGGAAGGCAGTATTCCGGTTAAGATGAAAAAGGCCTGCATGCTGGGTGAGCACACTCTTTATGACGAGCTCAAAAAGCATATGGAAAAAGCATCGGCAATTATTGCCTGCGGCTCCTGCTCCTGCTTCGGCGGAATACCCGCCTCCGGCATGAATGAAACCGGCGCCGTTTCCGTTGAGAAATATATGAGCATGGCGGGCATAAAAAAGCCCGTTGTCAAGATTCCCGGCTGCCCCATCCAGCCCGACAGGTTCATGGGCACTGTCGCCTATCTGATCGCCACAGGCAAGCTTCCCGCTATGAAGGACGGCATACCCACACAGTATTTCGGTGAGCTGATTCACAACAACTGCACCAGATTCCAGTATTTTTCGCAGGATATTTACCTTGACGACTTCAACAAGGACAAGCACGCCTGCCTGCTTAAAAAAGGGTGCAGAGGAACCATCACCAAGGCGGACTGCCCCACAAGGCGCTGGAACGGCAGTGTTAATGTCTGTGTGGAGAGCAATGCTCCCTGTATAGGCTGCGTTAACGAAAAATGGCCTTTTACATCTGATATATACATTGAAGCCAAGAATGTTGAGGATGTTCCGTGGAGCGACTTTAAAAAGTACTCCGAGAAGAGGGGACGCAAATGA
- a CDS encoding nickel-dependent hydrogenase large subunit translates to MARILSVDPVSRIEGHLKIETEIDSGVVTRARVAGNMYRGFERMLLGRHPVDSARIAQRICGVCHEVHGVSSVMALEEIYKVTPPENGLVLRDMILGLHIVTDHLLHFYNLCLPDYADLSVAATYSGSDTRLKEIAGWIRNSGTGFIGGAAEGDYIKDKDAVYRLTLHYFEALKIRSEAASGLALLGGKVPFIHALLPGGITTEITADTLMKYYHVLEKTADFVNNSFLPDALEIARRYPQYFKIGETYNAFYAHSSFKNAKGASLFNAGVIINGERKNFDYSKVKELLNASFYDNSGKPDENKKGAYSWIKAPRYEGFPLEVGPVARFAVNNDAGFKSLLGRFGSSGVTSSTMSRILARAYESVRLCNYLFERSEDFRLDEPTIRPVDLQAPITGQGVGFSVAARGALVHHITADKGKVTDYKMIVPSTWNFGPAADGRAGVVEKAITGTPVRFGGEGGSVEVGRVVRSFDPCTACSVH, encoded by the coding sequence ATGGCTCGCATTTTATCCGTAGACCCTGTTTCCAGAATAGAGGGACACCTTAAAATAGAAACAGAGATTGATTCAGGAGTTGTCACACGCGCACGTGTGGCGGGGAACATGTACAGAGGTTTTGAACGGATGCTTCTGGGCAGGCATCCCGTGGATTCCGCCAGAATTGCCCAGCGCATTTGCGGTGTATGCCACGAGGTTCACGGGGTTTCCTCTGTGATGGCTCTTGAAGAGATCTATAAGGTTACTCCGCCCGAAAACGGACTTGTTCTCAGGGATATGATCTTAGGGCTTCATATAGTAACGGATCATCTGCTCCATTTTTATAATCTCTGTCTTCCTGATTACGCCGATTTATCGGTCGCCGCAACCTACAGCGGCAGTGACACCCGCCTGAAAGAGATAGCAGGATGGATAAGAAACTCCGGTACGGGTTTCATAGGCGGAGCGGCAGAAGGCGATTATATAAAGGATAAGGACGCTGTTTACAGGCTGACGCTCCATTATTTCGAGGCGCTTAAGATACGCAGTGAGGCTGCCTCGGGGCTTGCTCTTCTCGGTGGTAAGGTTCCGTTTATCCATGCGCTTCTTCCGGGCGGCATAACCACGGAAATAACCGCCGATACACTGATGAAATACTATCATGTCCTTGAGAAAACGGCTGATTTCGTAAACAACTCCTTTCTGCCGGACGCTCTGGAGATTGCCCGCCGCTATCCTCAGTACTTTAAAATAGGCGAGACGTACAACGCATTCTATGCTCACTCATCCTTCAAAAACGCGAAAGGCGCCAGCCTCTTTAACGCAGGTGTGATAATAAACGGTGAGAGGAAAAACTTCGATTACTCAAAGGTGAAGGAGCTTCTTAACGCCTCATTCTATGATAATTCCGGCAAACCAGATGAAAATAAAAAAGGAGCGTACAGTTGGATAAAGGCTCCGAGATATGAAGGTTTTCCCCTTGAGGTGGGTCCGGTGGCAAGGTTTGCTGTCAATAATGACGCAGGCTTCAAATCACTTCTCGGGAGGTTCGGCAGCTCAGGCGTAACCTCCTCAACTATGTCCAGAATACTCGCCAGAGCCTACGAATCTGTAAGACTCTGCAATTATCTCTTTGAGCGCTCAGAGGATTTCAGGCTGGATGAACCCACAATCCGTCCTGTAGATCTTCAGGCTCCGATAACTGGTCAGGGTGTAGGCTTTTCCGTTGCCGCCAGAGGGGCACTTGTGCACCACATAACGGCGGACAAAGGCAAGGTTACGGATTATAAAATGATTGTTCCCTCCACATGGAACTTCGGTCCCGCCGCTGACGGCAGGGCTGGAGTGGTCGAAAAAGCTATAACAGGAACTCCGGTACGCTTCGGCGGCGAGGGCGGTTCCGTAGAAGTGGGCAGAGTTGTGCGCAGTTTCGACCCCTGCACAGCCTGCTCTGTTCATTAA
- a CDS encoding branched-chain amino acid ABC transporter permease, with the protein MEFFVQLIITGTVIGSIYALLALGFTLIYKATDVVNFAQGELLMVGAYVCLHLTVSYNVPFWASFLITLVFSFTMGFFIEKVFLRRMIGEPIISIIMLTIGLSSVMKAVVQIFWGTDTRTYPQVFSQEPFMIASLSISRVYIYSIAAVAVFLILFSIFFKKSKVGVAMRAVASDQQAALSMGIDVKKIFALSWGIAAVVSSVGGIFLGNINGINTTLSHFGLKVFPVVILGGLDSIVGAIVGGLIIGILENLAGGYIDPLIGGGAKEIFPYVVMIAVLMIKPYGLFGTKAVEKV; encoded by the coding sequence ATGGAATTTTTTGTTCAGCTTATAATAACCGGAACGGTGATAGGGAGTATTTATGCGCTCCTCGCCCTCGGCTTTACGCTTATATACAAAGCGACAGATGTTGTTAACTTCGCTCAGGGCGAGCTTTTGATGGTCGGCGCTTATGTATGCCTGCATCTCACCGTGAGTTATAATGTTCCTTTCTGGGCATCTTTCCTTATAACCCTCGTGTTTTCCTTCACTATGGGCTTTTTCATCGAAAAGGTCTTTCTGCGCAGAATGATAGGCGAACCGATAATCTCAATCATAATGCTCACCATCGGGCTTTCATCCGTTATGAAGGCGGTTGTTCAGATCTTCTGGGGAACCGACACACGCACATATCCGCAGGTGTTCTCTCAGGAACCGTTTATGATAGCCAGTCTGAGCATCAGTAGGGTTTATATCTATTCCATTGCGGCGGTTGCTGTTTTTCTCATACTTTTTTCAATCTTCTTCAAAAAGTCAAAAGTCGGCGTGGCGATGCGTGCTGTCGCCAGCGATCAGCAGGCGGCGCTTTCCATGGGCATAGATGTTAAAAAAATCTTCGCTCTCTCTTGGGGCATAGCCGCGGTGGTTTCCTCGGTCGGCGGCATATTCCTCGGCAATATCAACGGTATAAACACTACTCTCTCCCACTTTGGGCTTAAGGTTTTTCCCGTGGTTATCCTCGGCGGGCTGGACAGCATAGTCGGCGCTATTGTGGGCGGACTGATAATCGGCATACTGGAAAACCTTGCCGGCGGATACATCGACCCCCTTATCGGCGGCGGGGCGAAGGAGATTTTCCCCTATGTGGTTATGATAGCCGTGCTTATGATTAAGCCCTACGGTCTTTTCGGAACCAAGGCAGTGGAGAAGGTATGA